A window of Glycine soja cultivar W05 chromosome 2, ASM419377v2, whole genome shotgun sequence genomic DNA:
AAACTAACTTCTaaccatttaataaaaaaaaaacttggcaTGAGTTTCATAAATCAATTGACTGCAAaacgaaagaaaacaaaagcacAAACCTATAAACATATAATAGCACGAACTACCTGCAAATCTTGTATATCAACCTCGCCATATGAGGGCCAGGAAGAATCTGGCCGATTTTCATCTACAACAAGGGGAGGCTCACAAGGAATACAAGTATACTGAAGTATTCTTTCTACTGATATAATTTTGTTCTCCATATTGCAGAGATTCCATATCATCCAAGCTTGTATCATGTTCAAATTAAGTCCATATGTAACAGCTAAACCAGCAAGgccttcaaaaaataatttaaaagggAAACAATTATGTTCAATTCCATATTACATTAGaagattaaattttgatttcaaaCAGATTGGAATAACACACCTGGATCTATGAATCCCTGTGGAATAGATATTAAGAATATTAAGGAAAAGGCAAATGTGATAGAAGACAACATATCCAAGCGGAAGCACAACCATTCCATGGCACCAGCAATATTGAACTTTGGCCTAGAATATCCATCAGTCAATTTCATATTTGTTTCCTGAAATCTTGATTTCTGATCAAAGCTTCTAATAGTTGAAGTGCCAGAAATTGTTTCAGCAAAGTGTTGAATGATTGGGGCTTTGCAGACTGCAACTAAACGTGATAGTTCTCGGGCTGATGCAATATAATATTGCTGCAGAAGTACAAGTTTGTAAGATGTTATCTATTATCACGTAATATTATATAATGGAATGACCTTTGCAAAATAAATTTGGTTCATAAGCTGTGCTGTTGAAGTCATTGCCAGACCAGGATGCAAGTAATGCAAGAAATATGGGTCACAGGTTAATACCTGATAACTACATCGTCAGATTAATACCTGATACCAAATGCTGACTGCTACCACAGGTATAAAGACAACGAAAACCTGCCATGCAACCTGAGACATCACTGCTATAATTCCCAGAAGTTGGACCATAATGAAGGCAAATGATGCAATTTGATAAGGAATGTTTGTATCCAATGCACTTTGATCAGTTGAAGCCTGTAAGAGAACAACAGGAAGAAAGACAAGTGACACAATATCATATAATCTATAGTTGttgaaacaaataacaaaataaagggACTATTGATCTAGAGGGAAAATGCTATTTAAGACACAGAAATCATATCtctaaaaattatgacaaaaatGGAAAATACATACTCTGTTAAGGATTCGTCCACTTGGAGTGGAATCGAAAAATGACATTGGAGCACGGAAAATGCAGAAGTTCATTTTATTGAAGAGTATAGTAGCTGTTTTATAACCAGCTGTGGCAAGAAGTGATTCTCTGGCAAGGACACAGAAGGAACTTCCAATGGCCAAACCAACATAGACAACTATAAGAGTCGTTCCTTCAACATGTGGCTCCACATCTGCTGAGATGGGAGTCGCCCAAGCCATCCAATAATTACTTCCAATTTGAAGAGCTTGAAAAAGAATCTGAGCCAACAATATGAATGGTACAAGAGCTCCTCCATATGCTGTTGTGATACATTTCCAATAGACTGAAAACCCAACTTtacctttctctctttcttcttcctgaacAAGCTGGCCTTGGAGTTCACTTTTATTGTCTGTTTGACCATTTTGCTCATCTTTGCTAGcctctttttctttaaaaccaTGCGTGTCAGAGACGTTTACATCTTGTTCCAACACACTTATTTCATTATATACTGTCGCTCCATCCAATGAATCAAGGGCagacaaagcttttttgtgtgCACCAACTAGTTCCATAAAATCAGCACCACTATTAAGCAGATCAGCATACTTTCCACATTGAGTAATTTTCCCATCTTTCATAACCTAACAACAAGGATAACAAGATGGattaaaaaaacctattttagCATTGATGACAACAAAATTATGACAACCACTCACCAATATAAGGTCAGCAGCAGGTAAGAACTCCACTTGATGAGTGACATAAACCACTGTCTTTGAACATAAAAGGCCTAGCAAGCATTCCTGCCATAAACAAAACAGAAAGGTTCACTTACATAAATAATACAGCTAGAGTCATGCTGTTGGAAGAACCATAtttcaaaagattaaatcaaggaatattatttttattctacaaTACACAAACAAATATAGTAGCTCAGGTTATAATATTGcacataataaacaaaataatgaaaccaaGTTACCTTAAAGAGGTGAGATCCTGTGTGAGCATCCACAGCACTAAAAGGATCATCAAATAGATATATATCAACATCTTGGTAAAGTGCACGTGCAATTTGTATTCTTTGCTTCTGTCCACCACTCAAATTTATTCCACGTTCTCCTATAATTGTCTGATCACCAAATGATAAAATCTCCAGATCCTTCTTCAGGGAACATGCTTCAAGTACCTTCTCATACCTTTCCCTATCCATGCGTTCACCAAACAATATATTATCCTCTATCTTGCCGCTTTGTATCCATGGTGATTGAGCAACATAGGCCTTTGTTCCGCAAATCTTAAGGATGCCTGATATCCTTGGTACTTCTCCCAATACACAAGAAAGTAAAGTAGACTTGCCTGATCCAACAGTACCACAGACAGCAACCCTCATCCCATTAAAAACTTTAAGATTTATATTTTGCAAAGTTGGATTAGGGGAAGATAAATCCCAGGAGAAGTTTCCACCAACTACTTCAATCGCTGTATCAGAACTGCCCCAAGGAAGCTTCTCTACAACATCAGACTGTAAGTCGTCAAGACGAAGGAATGACACAATCCTATCAAGAGAAACTTTCGTTTGTGCTATCGTTGAAATTGTATCTGGAAGACGGTAAATGGGCCGTTGAAGAATCTGGAACGTTGCAAGTGCAGACAAGATCTTTCCTGATTCAAGGGGGATCCCCATAAGCATACAGGTACCAAAAGTAACCACGGATACAAATGTGGGGGATCCCCAAAACACAAATGCGGTCACGGCTCcagtataaacatttttttttagccAACCTTGTTCATTTTTCCTGAGTTCGGTTATTTTTGATAGAAACTTCATTTCCCATCCTTGTAGTTTGAGGATCCTCATGTTCCTTAGAATCTCAGATGTGGCCTTCATTCTTGTATCTTTTGACTCCATCAACTTCTTTTGAAACTTCTCTTGCAATGATCCCAATGGAGCATTTGCCAACATAATAACAACTGTTGCAACAAAAGCAGCAATTGAAGCCAGCCCAAggtttttatacaaaatcaaCAGGGCTAATGTAACTTGCAGAGCCACCATCCACAAATCATGGATAAACCAACTGAAAACACCAACTCTTTCCGCATCAACAGTCATGAAATTGATTATTTCCCCAGAAGTGTGGTCCTGCTTTGATTGACAAGAAAGGGTAAGAGCCTTATTATAGATCATCGTGACAAGAAGTGCTCGGATTCGGAGTCCAACTTGCTGCAACCTAAAGGACCTATGCAATTCGGTCAGGCACTCCACAAgctttgcaaagaaaaatgcaGAAACCAAAAAATACCCCTGGTTTTCATACAGCCGTTGTCCATCGAGGTACTGAACAAAACCATCAATGAGATATGGACCAACATAAGAAGCCAAAGTGTTTAACAATACAAGAAAAGCTGTGATAAGAATCTCCTTCCATGCTGAAATTATTAACGACTTCACCAACTTCAGTGTGGTGACACTATTAATTCCACCACAATCAGCCTCAACTTTCTCTCTGAAAGTTGGAAAAGTACCAATTACACTATCTCTGCTGTCTAGTTGAGGAACATCCTCAAGGTCCAGGGTCTTCTGATTACCAACGGCTATAAGAGGACCTACCCAAGAGAAGGTAAGAATGCTCAAAATTCCAGCATATGAGAAAGGGGTAACTGTGTCCCCACCCTTGGTCTCTTTTGACTCCAAGGAATCAGAATTCAAAAGAGGTTCCTGAATGCCGTTATCAACATGAACCTCGTTTTTCACAAAATACCCCACGTAACAGAAGAACAAACCAACACAAGTGGACACCAGAAACCAAGTACTGTGTTGGCAGAGAAACGCGTCTCCCAGACATAACAACAATGTCCACCACGATGCAATAGCAAGAAACAAAGAGGTAGAAAGCGCACCAGGCTCTGAAGAAGAACGAGAACCTTTTTTCTGCGAAACTGAAAAAACCCTTTTGCAAGCAAACACAAACAACTCCCCAAGCAAGCGTTTTCAGCGCCAAATCCAAAAGGGTCATGCAGAGCTTTTCTTCTGACCAGCCACCTTTATACCAGTATAAGTAGTTAAGCAAACAGAAGATGAAATTGAAAGCGGAAACACCAAGCGAACAAAACACGGTCATTTTGATAAGGGTGTTGTTGGGTTTCTCCTTAGACTCGTCCCTGGCACCTGCTGTGAATTTCCTCAAAACCCATGACAGCAAAACCGCCACGAGCAACAGCAGGTGGAGGAAACCGGACAAGCCATGAAGGAAAATGGGTTTGAGCAGAATAGCAGTGGAAAGGTGTACGTGGGAAAGTGACAACATAGTGTACTAGGATCTAGGAAGGAATGGAATACTAGATAGTACGGAAGATGAAATTTTTTAGGTTATGAAGAGTGTGTGCGCAGAGAAGGGAAGTGCAGTCAAAAAGGAGTTCCTTGGGAAGATGGTAACGTGGTGAGCAAGAGTGGAGTTGAGTTGACGACAAGGCCAAGGtggaatttaattgaattaataataaatgttagGTTATcataatttacattaaattctaGATTCAGACTTCATTactattctttaattttttaaaagttgataGCTGCTCTCCCTTGTAGAATAGTTGCGAAGTGGGGTACcttcttttgttgttgttcaacTTGTAGAAGGTGACGTGAAATTGCAgtagaatattaaaatttttaactttCTATACAACTTCTTGGtctacattaaaaatattaatgtgtccacaaaaaaaaaatcatgcacCACATAATCAACCCTTACTTTTGTTCAAAAGTGGAGCAGGTTGAATGGATGATGGTCAACAGTTCTACGATGATTGGCTATCTACATGGTTGAATGGAACTGATTGTGAAGTGGTAGCTGAGATTTACAACCTGCTATGGCAGTGAAGAAATCATAGGCTGTTTGATTGAGAGTAGATTTTGGACAGTGGAGCATGTTACCGCAAAAGCTGATACTGTTTTAGTCTTCAAAGGGGCGCATGATTTTGATCAATCTTTATAAGTTTCCACCCAAAGATCTAGTTAAATGGAACATTGCTTGATGCCTCAGAGAAAAAGACCAAATTAAGGTACAGGATTTGGTAAAATTTATTTGAGATTGGAGGGTTGATGTTTTAGCATATCCGCAACCAATGTCATGCCCGAATGTGTTCAACCAGATGTTGCTGAGGTACTTTGTTTGAGATTGGCCATAATCAAACAGATTGCAAGAAACTGCATGCATGAAGCATGATACATGGCAGAAAGGGTCATAGCTACTTTGCAGCTTTGAGTTTAAGGAGACATATTGAATGCAGGACTTTCCTCACCAAGTTGCCAtccgaattaaaaaaaatcctcactTTATGTTTCCCCCCCTAAAATCAccaatacaaataaatattagatatttaactattttaaatttagtaaagtaaaattataaatatttttacaaaattcttttaatttcaatttatttgaaaattttattttatattaaaatctttttttcatcttaaatttcatttatttgtacttttaaattattttttttaattttcttaaatttgttctaaattttcttcttgaatttaCACTATTTACATAGTAGTTAATATTTTcagttaattatttaaatgaattgTATACagtacattttataattttcaatgtttttattcttcttgTTAAATTACACTATTTACACAGAATATTGCATGAAACTATTCGCGCCTTTCTTACTTGTCGTTGTTCTCATAAATGCTCACGGTAGAACAAATATTATCTACAAACTACGAATTAACAAAGCACTACCGATgaagataagaagaagaaaaaatccaaAGTACTACCAATATCAGAGGACCTCATATTGATATGTCCACCACTTATTAACTATTTCATTGGTTATTACATTTCTAGTTATTctttaataaatgttttattattgtttttcttgataaatttattattatcttaaaatcaagtcctttttttcttataacaTGTTACTGCTCCTCTTTATTTTACGTCCTTtaatatggattttttttaaaaaaaaaaagagaagtccCCCCTCGCCTACAccgaattatatttttaatattttattaaaatattaatcatcaagtttttggttaataattgtaattatattttattctctaaaacGTATACTTCCTCAATTTTGGAAagttaaatatacatttttgtgTAATTTAGAGCCATGCTTTTCTTCTcgattctttttcatttattcttgTATCATGCATTATACCCTATTCTTTTTCTCCTATGACAGTCATACATATTTTCCCCGGGCATTCTCTTAATTATCAAGTCATTGGGCTCATCTACAATATTCAATCTTCTCCCTAGAGGAGAAGCAAACCATGCATGCTCTATAAGACTCTTCACATAGAAGCAACACATGAATTGTCCAGATCTAGAACAAATTGGATCAACATCCAAACTGGATGGATGAAGCTTGAGAGTACCAAGAGCATGAAAATAGTCAGATTTCACATTATTGTATCTCCTTCGAAGGGGAATGGAAAGAATTTTTGTAGCAACAGGTTCCTGAAAAAGATGTTGAACATCCCACTGAAGAGTTTCATGGTTAATTTAGTCAGCCACCAGTAAATTCTTATATACCATCATACCGCTACTCCAAGGAATAAGATTAGAATCAGTATTCGGATCCACCTGTCCTCCCAGAGTTTAACCAAATTTCCATCTCCAAAGTCCCCCATATTCATCTAACTTATTAGTACTATTTTTTAGTGATGTGTGAGCATTTCATATATCAAACACTTCATAAATAGCTattgtttcttttcatttctctctttcttatCACTTTTTCATATTACAGTCATGTTCTCTCTAAATGTCACGTAGATTTTAGATACCTGTGAATTATTTTCCTTATTAAACTCTTTAGTCTATTTATTAACTTAACATTcaatatttaatacaaatattGACAAGACAATGTTGTAAATTATCATGGTATTTCATTCATTGGTTTGGCACCTTTCTCTATTTATTCTAGGAATTATAAAATGGCACAGGTGAATGTAACCTCATGGCATCTCTGATGGTGCACTTTAAGTATATTAATTGGTGCAAATCTGCCTCATCCACATATCCTTTGTTATCAAACTCCTTTCTCACCTCATCCTTCCATAAATCCTCTAAGGTTCTTCCCATATTTATTCCAATAAACATTGCGTAGAGATATTACAGTTTCACGCACTTCCCAATTACAAAAGGCTAAAAGAAAAGGCACAATAATAATAGACATAAAGAAGGAAATACCATAGAACACATCTTATGAGTTCTCACAATGTGAGACAATTTATATGACTTCTTTCGAAACTTATTAAATCGAGTTGACTAATTAGAGGACATTATACTGCCTTTGGTCTACACATACTAAGAATGCATCAAAACCAACTCGATTTTCTATTTGACTTTTGTATAAATCTTACCACAATAATTTCATCCTTCACCCTTGTAAAGAGAATAGAGTATTTCACAGCTAAAAgccctattttataaaatccatttttctataaataaaacaagaaaatccATGTAATCCACCAGATTTTCGTCATTGTCAACAAACTTCTGTTTCTGTATGTTTCAATCAATGATCATCAGATTTCTCAAAACTGGAGTTGGACCTCATGGTATACTCAGCAACAAGTTGAGCAAAAGATGATGACTTATTCTCCAGCAGCCTTGTTGGGGTGTCATACTCCTCAATAAGTCCTGCAGCAATGCCTAACCAAATCAGACAACGAAACATGAAGGCACAGAATATCAAAGTTCTCTGAAGAATGACATCCTTTCCTAACCTTGACTGAGAAGCAGAACCATATCACTGTCTAGAACAGAAGTTATTCGATGTGCAATGGTAATGACTGTAGAGTCAGAGAAATGTTGCCTAAGAATTTGCTGAATCAAATTATCCGTAGCTGTATCAACTGATGCAGTGGCTTCATCAAGCACCAAAACCTTGCTTTTCTTAAGCAGCACCCTGCCAAGGCAGACCAACTGCCTCTGACCCATACTCCAATTCTCACCATTCTCAGTAACTACAACATCAAGTTCAACAATAGCAATAAGTTCAAGGTTAGATTTACTATGCATTTAAGTACAATAAGGATCGAAGACAAACCTTTGGAGTCGagctttccttctttctttctaaCTTCATCTCCAAGTTGACACTTATCCAAGGCCTATTTAAAAGAATGTAAATAAGTGAACGCAATAGAAATTTAAAGAATGATTACAAGTATAATCTTTTGGACAGAACTTAGTGTCTACATATAAAACCAACCCacctcccaaatttcttcatcAGTGTATTCTTCCAGGGGGTCCAAATTATTTCTCACGGTCCCTTCAAACATTGTTGGATCTTGAGGAATGATGCTTAGTCTAGACCTCAAATCATGAAGTCCAATTGAAGAGATGTTGATGCTGTCAATCATAACTTGGCCGGCAGTAGGCTCAACAATTCGGAAAAGTGTTTGTATGAGAGTGGATTTACCACTTCCTGTTCTCCCAACAATGCCAGTTTTCAGTCCTCCACGAAATTTGCATGTAAGACCGCGCAAGACAAGTGGGAGATGTGGAGCATAACGAACCTTCATCATGGGCAAGACATCATTACAAACGTCGCACAAACATCTTGTAAAAATTATGCTATGAAATATGTTGGCATGATTTTTCTGTTTCAGAAGCTAATTAGTTGCCATTACAGAAAGGAAAACCTTGATATGAACTTGATAAATCAATTAAccgaaaaatgaaagaaaacaaaagcacAAAACCATAAACATATAATAGCTCAAACTACCTTCAAATCTTGTATATCAACCTCGCCATATGAAGGCCAAGAAGGATCTGGCCGATTATCGTCTACAACAAGGGAAGGCTCACAAGGAATACAAGTATACTGAAGTATTCTTTCTACTGATATAATTTTGTTCTCCATATTGCAGAGATTCCATATCATCCAACCTTGTACAATGTTCAAATTAAGTCCATATGTAACAGCTAAACCAGCAAGGccttcaaaatcacaaaaaagttataaaagagAAACTATTATGTTTAATTCCATATTACATTAGaagattaaattttgatttgtaACAGATAGGAATAACTCACCTGGATCTATGAATCCCTGTGGAATAGATATTAAGAATATTAAGGAAAAGGCAAATGTGATAGAAGACAACATATCCAAACGGAAACACAACCATTCCACGGCACCAGCAATATTGAACATTGGCCGAGAATATCCATCAGTCAGTTTCATATTTGTTTCCTGAAATCTTGACTGCTGATCAAAGCTTCTAATAGTTGTAGTACCAGAAATTGTTTCAGCAAAGTGTTGAATGATTGGGGCTTTGCAGACTCCAACTAAGCGTGATAGTTCTCGGGCTGATGGAATATAATATTGCTGCAATATTCTAAGCTTGTAAGATGTTATATATCATCATGTAATATTGTATAATGGAGtcaattttgcaaaatatgtttggttcatAAGCTGTGCTGTTAAGGCCATTGACAGAGAAGGATGCAAATAATGCAAGAAATATGTGTCACTTTATTATCAGTAGTTACATGGTCAGATTAATACCTGATACAAGACGCTGATTGCTATCACAGGTATAAAGACAACGAAAACCTGCCATGCAGCTTGAGACATCACTGCTATAATTCCCAGAAGCTGGATCAAAATGAAGGCAAATGATGCAATTTGATAAGGAATGTCTGTATCCAATGCACTTTGATCGGTCGAAGCCTGCAAGAGAACAATAGGAAGAGACACAAGTGAcacaatattatataatttatagttGCTGAAAACATTTAACAAAATGAGGGAACTATTAATCTAGAGGGAAAATGCTATTTAAGACACAAAAATCATATCTCTAAAATCAATGACAAAAATGGAAAATACATACTCTGTTAAGGATTCGTCCACTTGGAGTGGAATCGAAAAATGACATTGGAGCACGGAAAATGCAGAAGTGCATTTTATTGAAGAGTATAGTAGCTGTTTTATAACCAGCTGTTACAAGAAGTATTGCTCTGGCAAGGATGCAGAAAGAACTTCCAATGGCCAAACCAACATAGACTGCTATAAGAGTCGTTCCTTCAACAGGTGGCTGCACATCCTCTGAGATGGGAGTCGCCCAAACCATCCAATAATTACTTCCAATTTGAAGAGCTTGAAAAAGAATCTGAGCCAACAATATGAATGGTACAAGAGCTCCACCATATGCTGTTGTGATACATTTCCAATAGACTGAAAACCCAACTTtacctttctctctttcttcttcctgaacAAGCTGGCCTTGTGGTTCACTTTTATCGTCTGTTTTACCGTTTTGCTCATCTTTGctatcctttttttctttaaaaccaTGTGCACCAGAGAGGTTTACATCTTGTTCCAACACACTTATTTCATTAGATACCGCCGCTCCATCCAATGAATCTAGTGTagacaaagcttttttgtgtgCACCAACAAGTTCCATAAAATCAGCACCACTATTAAGCAGATCTGTATATTTTCCACATTGAGTAATTTTCCCATCTTTCATGACCTAACAACAAGGATAACAAGATGGATTAAAAAACAAACCTATTTCTACATTAAtgacaataaaattgtaaaaaccaCTCACCAATATAAGGTCAGCAGCAGGTAAGAACTCCACTTGATGAGTGACATAAACCACTGTCTTTGAACATAAAAGGCCTAGCAAGCATTCCTGCCATACACAAAACAGAAAGGTTCACTTACATAAATACTACAACTAGAGTCATGCTGTTGGAAGAACCACATTTCAAAAGAGTTAAATCAAGGAAAATTATTTGTATTCTGCAATGCACAAACAGATTTAGTAGCTCAGGTTATATTGcacataataaacaaaataatgaaaccaaATTACCTTAAAGAGGTGAGATCCTGTGTGAGCATCCACAGCACTGAAAGGGTCATCAAATAGATATATATCAGCATCTTGGTAAAGTGCACGTGCAATTTGTATTCTTTGCTTCTGTCCACCACTCAAATTTATTCCACGTTCTCCTATAATTGTCTGATCACCAAATGATAAAATCTCCAGATCCTTCTTCAGGGAGCAGGCTTCAAGTACCTTCTCATACCTTTCCCTATCCATGCATTCACCAAACAATATATTATCCTCTATCTTGCCGCTTTGTATCCATGAAGATTGAGCAACATAGGCTTTTGTTCCGCAAACCTTAAGGATGCCTGATATCTTTGGTACTTCTCCCAATACACAAGAAAGTAAAGTAGACTTGCCTGATCCAACAGTACCACACACAGCAACCCTCATCCCATGAAAAACTTTAAGATTTATATTTTGCAAAGTTGGACTAGGGGAAGATAAATCCCAAGAGAAGTTTCCATCAACTACTTCAATTGCTGTATCGGAACTGCCCCAAGGAAGCTTCTCTACAACATCAGACCGTAAGTCATCAAGACGAAGGAATGACACAATCCTATCAAGAGAAACTTTAGTTTGTGCTATCATCGAAATTGTATCTGGAAGATTGTAAATGGGCTCTTGAAGAGTCCGAAATGTTGCAAGTGCAGACAAGATCTTCCCTGATTCAAGGGGGATCCCTATAAGCATACAAGTACCAAAAGTAACCACAGATACAAATGTGGGGGAACCCCAAAACACAAATGTGGTCAGGGCTGCagtataaacatatttttttagccAACCTTGCTCGTTTTTCCTGAGCTCGGTTATTTTCAATAGAAACTTCATTTCCCATCCTTGTAGTTTGAGGATCCTCATGTTCCTTAGAATCTCAGATGTGGCCTTCATTCTTGTATCTTTTGACTCCATCAACTTCTTTTGAAACTTCTCTTGCAATGATCCCAATGGAACATTTGCCAACATAATAATAACAGTTGCAACAAAAGCAGCAATTGAAGCCAGGCCAAggtttttatacaaaatcaaCAAGGCTAGCGTAACTTGCAGAACCACCATCCACAAATCATGCATATACCAACTGAAGACACCAACTCTTTCAGCATCAACAGTCATGAAATTGATTATTTCCCCAGAAGTGTGACCCTGCTTTGATTGACAAGAAAGGGTCAGAGCCTTATTATAGATCATTGTGACAAGCAGCGCTCGGATTCGGAGTCCAACTTGCTGCAACCTAAAGAACCAATGCCTTCGGGTCAGGCACTCCACAAgctttgcaaagaaaaatgcaGAAACCAAAAAATACCCCTGGTTTTCATACAGCCGTTGTCCACCGAGGTACTGAACAAAACCGTCAATGAGATATGGACCAACATAAGAAGCCAAAGTTTTTAACAATACAAGAAAAGCTGTGATAAGAATCTCCTTCCATGCTGAAATTATTAACGACTTCACCAACTTCAGTGTGGTGACACTATTAATTCCACCACAATCAGCCTCAACTTTCTCTCTGAAAGTTGGAAAAGCACCAATTACACTATCTCTGCTGTCTAGTTGAGGAACATCCTCAAGGTCCAGGGTCTTCTTATTACCAACGGCTATAAGAGGACCCACCCAAGAGAAGGTAAGAATGCTCAAAATTCCAGCATTTGAGAAAGGGGTAACTGTGTCCCCACCCTTGGTCTCTTTTGACTCCAAGGAATCCGCATTCAAAAGAGGTTCTTGAATGTCGTTATCAACATGAACCTCGTTTTTCACAAAATACCCCACGTAACAGAAGAAAAAACCAACACAAGTGGACACCGCATCAGAAACCAAGTACTGTGTTGGCAGAGAAACGCGTCTCCCAGACATAACAACAATGTCCACCACGATGCAATAGCAAGAAACAGAGAGGTAGAAAGTGAACCAGGCGCTGAAGAAGAACGAGAACCTTCTTTGGCCGGAACTGAAGAACGCCTTTTGCAAGCAGACGCAAACAACCCCCCAAGCAAGCGTTTTTAGCGCCAAATCCAGAAGGGTCACGAGCTTTTCTTCTGACCAGCCACTTGTATACCAGTAGAAGTAGTTAATGAAACAGAGGAGGAAATTGAAAGCGGAAAGAGCAAGAGAAGAAAAAACGGTCGTTTTGAAGAGGGAGTTGTTGGGTTTCTTCTTAGACTCATCCCCGGGACCTGCTGTGAATTTCCTCCAAACCCATGACAGAACAACCGCCACGAGCAACAGAAGGTGGAGGAAACCGGACAAGCCATGAAGGAAAATGGGTTTGAGCAGAACGGCAGTGGAAAGGTGTACGTTGGAAAGTGACAACA
This region includes:
- the LOC114403028 gene encoding ABC transporter C family member 3-like isoform X3, with amino-acid sequence MLSLSNVHLSTAVLLKPIFLHGLSGFLHLLLLVAVVLSWVWRKFTAGPGDESKKKPNNSLFKTTVFSSLALSAFNFLLCFINYFYWYTSGWSEEKLVTLLDLALKTLAWGVVCVCLQKAFFSSGQRRFSFFFSAWFTFYLSVSCYCIVVDIVVMSGRRVSLPTQYLVSDAVSTCVGFFFCYVGYFVKNEVHVDNDIQEPLLNADSLESKETKGGDTVTPFSNAGILSILTFSWVGPLIAVGNKKTLDLEDVPQLDSRDSVIGAFPTFREKVEADCGGINSVTTLKLVKSLIISAWKEILITAFLVLLKTLASYVGPYLIDGFVQYLGGQRLYENQGYFLVSAFFFAKLVECLTRRHWFFRLQQVGLRIRALLVTMIYNKALTLSCQSKQGHTSGEIINFMTVDAERVGVFSWYMHDLWMVVLQVTLALLILYKNLGLASIAAFVATVIIMLANVPLGSLQEKFQKKLMESKDTRMKATSEILRNMRILKLQGWEMKFLLKITELRKNEQGWLKKYVYTAALTTFVFWGSPTFVSVVTFGTCMLIGIPLESGKILSALATFRTLQEPIYNLPDTISMIAQTKVSLDRIVSFLRLDDLRSDVVEKLPWGSSDTAIEVVDGNFSWDLSSPSPTLQNINLKVFHGMRVAVCGTVGSGKSTLLSCVLGEVPKISGILKVCGTKAYVAQSSWIQSGKIEDNILFGECMDRERYEKVLEACSLKKDLEILSFGDQTIIGERGINLSGGQKQRIQIARALYQDADIYLFDDPFSAVDAHTGSHLFKECLLGLLCSKTVVYVTHQVEFLPAADLILVMKDGKITQCGKYTDLLNSGADFMELVGAHKKALSTLDSLDGAAVSNEISVLEQDVNLSGAHGFKEKKDSKDEQNGKTDDKSEPQGQLVQEEEREKGKVGFSVYWKCITTAYGGALVPFILLAQILFQALQIGSNYWMVWATPISEDVQPPVEGTTLIAVYVGLAIGSSFCILARAILLVTAGYKTATILFNKMHFCIFRAPMSFFDSTPSGRILNRASTDQSALDTDIPYQIASFAFILIQLLGIIAVMSQAAWQVFVVFIPVIAISVLYQNIAAILYSISPRTITLSWSLQSPNHSTLC